CCCGGCATTGCGCTGGCCGCCATGTTTGTCTCCGTCTTCGGCAACTCGCTGCCCATCATCATTCTGACGATCGGCTTCCTCTACATTCCCCAGCTCACCCGCGTGGTGCGCGCCAACGTGGTTTCGGAGTACTCCGAGGACTATGTGAACGCAGTCGTGGTTTCTGGTGCACGCGCCCCTTGGATCCTCGCCAAGCATGTGGCACGCAATTGCATTGCCCCCGTCATGGTGTTCACAACTGTGCTGGTAGCCGACGCAATCGTCTTCGAAGCATCCTTGTCATTCATCCAAGCAGGCATTCAGGAGCCCACCCCAACCTGGGGTAACATTCTCTCCGACGCTCGCGCCGGCGTTCTGCTGGGCCGCTGGTGGCAAGCACTGTTCCCCGGCTTGGCCATCATGATCACCGTGCTGTGCCTCAATATCCTCTCCGAAGGAATGACGGATGCAATGGTCGCGGCCCCCACCGCCGTGAAGGTCCCCGACGAATCCAAGGTGACCTCTGCGCAGCGCGAGGCCGACAAGCTCCTGACCGATCCCGTTGAGGCATACAAAGAGCAGCATGAAGCCCTCCTTGCTAGGCTTCAATCCCTGAGCGACATGGAGGCACTGCGCCACGATCGGCACACGCCCCAATCGGACGAAGCTCCAATCCTCGAAGTAAAGGATTTGTGTATCAAGTTCCCACGGCATGGCAATGTCGACGTTGTGGACCACGTTTCATTCGCGGTTCGTCCAGGCGAGACCATGGGACTTGTAGGCGAATCGGGCTGTGGAAAGTCGATCACCGCATTCGCCATCATGGGCCTGCTTGATCCCAAGGCCGAAATCTCCGGCGAGATCCTCTACCAAGGCAAGAACCTGCTGGAGATGACCGGCAAGCAGCGCAATGCTCTGCGTGGGCACGAAATGGCCATGATCTACCAAGATGCACTATCGGCGTTGAACCCTTCGATGCTTATCAAGTCGCAGATGAAGCAGCTGACGAAGCGCGGCGGTACCCGCACCGCAGAGGAGCTTCTCGAACTTGTGGGGCTGGATCCTAAGCGCACGCTCGAGTCCTACCCACACGAACTCTCCGGTGGTCAACGCCAGCGTGTTCTCATCGCCATGGCGCTGACCCGCGATCCCAAACTTGTGATTGCTGACGAACCCACCACCGCACTGGATGTCACGGTTCAGAAACAAGTCATCAAGTTGCTCAATGAACTACGCGACAAGCTCGGCTTCGCAATGGTTTTCGTCTCCCACGACCTAGCTCTCGTTGCAGAAGTGGCGCACTCGATAACCGTGATGTATGCCGGTCAAGTTGTGGAGCAGGCCTCCACCGTGGAGCTCCTGACCGATCCTCGCCACGAATACACTCGCGGCCTCCTCGGTTCGGTTCTCTCCATCGAAGCGGGCTCCGGCCGCCTCCATCAGGTGCCCGGCACAGTGCCTTCACCCAAGGACTTCCCTGTGGGAGACAGGTTCGCACCGCGTTCCAGCCACCCGACCGTTGGCCTAACAACCCGGCCCATTATGCATCCAGTAGGCGACTCCCTACACTTCTATGCCGATCTTCCAGATAGCGCATGGATCGAAGAGGGCCTAACACCACCCCATTCCCAGCCATGGGAAGGCAGCTCTTCGGACCTTTCCCCGGCTGGTGCTACACAAGGCACGGAGGAGCAAGCATGAGCGATTCCACCAACAACGAGGTTCGCAATGGGCAGATCCGCACCGCCCGAATCGGGGATGCGGCCACGCCAATCATTGAGCTGAAGGATGTTGACGTCACGTTCAAGACCCGCACCGGGTCACTCTTTCATCCGAACCGGATCCACGCAGTTCGTGGCGTAAACATGAAGGTTGTGGCCGGAGAAACCCTCGGCATCGTGGGTGAATCTGGTTGTGGTAAGTCCACCACCGCGAACGTCATGTGCGGACTCCAGCAGCCCACCGCTGGCCACGTCTTCTTCAAAGGGGTTGAGGTCACGAAGCGAAGCGCCAAGGACCGGCGCAGGATCGGCCGCGTGGTTTCCGTGGTGTTCCAAGATCCAGCCACAGCGCTTAACGCACGCATGATCGTTCGTGACCAGCTCGCTGATCCGCTCAACGTGCACAGCATTGGCACCTCAGCCGAACGTGACAAGCGGGTGGAAGATCTCATCTCCATGGTGGGCCTTCCCCATTCTGCGCTCGACGCACTGCCGGGCCAGCTTTCAGGTGGTCAGCGCCAACGCGTTGCGATCGCACGTGCTTTGGCACTCGAACCCGACGCGATCATCGCGGATGAGCCCACTTCAGCGCTCGACGTATCCGTGCGGGCTCAGATTCTTAATCTTTTGACAGATCTGAAGAACGAACTCGGCTTAGCGATGGTCTTCATCAGTCACGATATTCAAACTGTTCGCTACGTCTCTGATCGCATCGCTGTTATGCACGACGGCGTCGTCGCGGAGGAGGGCCCCGGGGCACAGCTTCTTGCCAACCCTCAGGACCCATACACGCAGAAGCTCTTGGGTGCGGCGCCATCCCTGCTACACCCAGTGCTCAACTAAGTGACTGCGCCACACCCACGTTGCTACACGCATTGAGAATGCAAAAACCCCCAACAATACGCCCACAAGTCATCACTGAAGGAATGGCTCAATGTCTCAAAATTCCCCATTTTTCGGGGTAATCCCACCAGTTGTCACGCCACTTACTCCCGAGCGTGAACTCGACGTCGAAGCTCTCGAGAAGAACGTCAACCGTATGATCGAGGCTGGGGTCAACGGGCTGTTCTTCCTCGGATCCTCTGGCGAGGTCGTGTTCAGCACGGACGAACGCCGCGGCCAGATCCTCGAAGCTGGCATCCGCGCCACGGCCGGACGAGTGCCAGTGTTTGCTGGAGTGATCGACATGCAGACTGAACGCATGATCGAACATGCCAAGCAGGCTCAAAAACTCGGAGCCGACGCGATAGTCGCCACCGCACCGTTCTATGCGCTAGGTGGAGACGTAGAGATCGAGGCGAACTTCCGCGCCATTCGCGAAGCCGTGGACCTGCCACTCTTTGCCTACGACATCCCGGTGTGCGTCCACAAAAAGCTGGGCGTTGACCTCCTGGTCAAGCTTGGCAAGGAGGGCGTCCTCTCCGGAGTTAAGGATTCTTCCGGCGACGACGTCGCCTTCCGTTTCCTTATTCGCGCCAATGATCAGGCCGGACATCCGCTCCAACTGCTCACCGGGCATGAAGTAGTGGTTGATGGTGCGTACTTGGGTGGAGCGGACGGCTCGGTTCCCGGACTCGCCAATGTGGATCCTGCTCCGTACGTGGAACAGTGGAAGGCCGCCCAAGAGGGCGACTGGAATCGCGTTTCTGAACTCCAGGACTACCTTGCCGACCTCATGCGCATCACCTCGGTTGTGAAGGGTGTCCAAGGCTTCGGCGGTGGAGTTGGCGCATTCAAGACTGCGCTGTGGCTCCTTGGTATCTACAGTTCGAACCAGATGCCTCGTCCCGTTTCCGCCCTTGAAGGTGAGAACGTTGAGGCAGTTCGTTCCGTCCTGGCCGACCTAGGACTCGTTGAGAGCTAGGTGGCGCGGGGCGCGGTTGGGGGCCACTCGCCCCCAACCGCGTTCATGGCGGCTGTATGCACGCCAACTCGCATTCGTTGGCTGGGTTTCGCGTGGTGGTATGCCCGGCCAACGAATGTGCTCATCAAATACTGAGCACCGTGCATCTGGATGCTAGGAGAAGCTTTGGAAAGCGATTCACTTGTGGAACCGGCCAGCAAGCCCGTGGTGGTTCTAGACATTGGCGGCACAAAGATTAGCGCTGCAGTTGTGGAGTGGACGCCGTTGGCTGATCCTCAGTTCACCATCTGCTGCTCTCAAACAGCACCCACCAATGCACCTCGAGGCGGAACAGCCGTATGTGCCACCGCTGTAGATCTGGCTCGCAGTGTTGCTCATCAGTATGCCGCTGCGCATGGTTCTTCCATTGTTGGCATCTCAGTGGCGTCAGCTGGCGTTGTTGACGAAGCCAATGGAAGCATCATCTCTGCGACCGACCTCATCCCCGGATGGGCTGGTATCGAGCTGGGCCGCACGTTATCACAGCAACTTGGATTGCCCACGCGTGTCATGAACGATGTGCATGCCCACGCTCTTGGAGAAGTGAGTGCTGGTGTAGCGCGCGGATGTGATTCAGCCCTTGTGTTAGGAGTGGGTACGGGTATTGGTGGAGCAGTGGTCTCCCATGGCCATGTTCTTCGCGGCGCTCACGGACTCTCCGGGCACCTTGGACATATCCACCATCCGTTGGCCAACGGCTTCACATGCTCGTGTGGAAGGTTTGGGCACATTGAGTCCGTTGCTTCGGGCAGCGGACTTGGCCGGCTGTACAATGCGCGAGTATCTGACTTTCAGACTGAACGGGCACACAACGAGGAATACTCCATCTCTCAGCTCGAGGGCGTTGTCAGTGGCGGCCGCGCTCTGAAGGATCTGGCCGATGCGGGCAATGACCTAGCGCAACGTACTCTCTCAGAAAGTGGCCGCGCCCTAGGTGAAGTACTTGGTTCTTTAGCTAATGCCTTCGATCCAGACGTCATCATCCTCTCCGGATCCGTGACCCGAGCAGGTGAGCTTTGGTGGAACGCCATTCACGAAGGATACGGCGCTCAGGCAATGGATACTGTGGCCCACACTCCTCTTCTCCAAGGATCGCTGGGCGATTCCGCACCACTCATTGGAGCCGCGGCAAACTATCTGATCACATGACCAGCGCTTCGCCCTCATCGCGCTTCTCATCACATCACGTCACATAACCGAGTTTTCAAGGAAAGTGTTATGCATCCGATCATTGAATCAGTCCGAGGTAAGCTCATCGTCTCCTGCCAGGCCTACCCTGGCGAGCCACTGCGTCACCCCGAAACCATGGCGCAGATGGCATTAGCCGCCGAACGAGGTGGTGCCGCCGCCATCCGCTGCCAAGGTCTAGCAGATATCTCTGCGATCAAAGGGCAGGTTGAACTCCCGGTGATCGGGTTATGGAAGGAGGGCCACGAGGGCGTCTACATCACCCCCACCCTCCGCCATGCCCGGGCATGCGTCATGGCCGGTGCAGACATCGTCGCAATCGACGCAACTTCCCGCCCCCGACCTGACGGCCTGACTTTCGCCCAAACCGTGGCTGCCCTCAAGGAGGACGGCACTCTGGTGATGGCTGACTGTGGATCCCTTGCCGATGCCCAACAGGCCGCCGATGCTGGCTGCGATATTCTCTCAACCACCCTCGCCGGATACACCGGCGACCGTGTGAAGACGGATGGACCGGACTTCGAACTCCTCAGCCAGATGGTTTCAGCGTTCCCAGAATTTCCCGTGTTCTGTGAAGGTCGAATCCACACTACCGAGCACGCGCGCCAAGTGATTGATGCAGGCGCATGGGCGGCCGTGGTTGGCACGGCGATCACTCACCCAACCACCATCACCTCGTGGTTCCGCGGCGCAGTGGAAGGCTGATGCTTTCTTTTAGCCAAGCGCACTAAGCTTGCAGGGACGCTTGGAAAGGAGGCCCACGATGCGCACGAGCCTCCACTCCGGCCACCGCCAGCATGAGGTTCGCACCGCCTATGCACTGCTCACCCCCTCGCTCATCGGCGTGGGAATCTTCCTTGTACTGCCCTTTCTGCTGGTCTTTGCCATATCACTGACTGACTGGAAGCTGATCAACACTCCCCAGTTCGTGGGACTTGAGAACTACAGCTACCTTGCCTCAGGCACGACCTTCTTTCACTCCATCGCAGTAACGTTGGTATTCGCGCTCCTGACCATTCCCCCGGCAGTGGTGCTCGGTCTGCTCATCGCGCTGGCACTCAATCGGCGACTTCCCGGCACCACTTTCCTTCAGCTGCTATACGTCCTGCCGTGGGTGTGCGCCCCACTCACTCTTGGCGTGGTATGGCAATGGATGCTTGATCCCACCAACGGGCTGGTGAACGCAGTCATAGGCCACCGCATTGAATGGATGAGTAATACCGCGCTAGCCCTACCTACCGTTGCATTCGTGTACGTGTGGCAAAACGTTGGCTACATCTCGCTCTTCTTCCTAGCAGGGCTGCAATCAATACCCACATCAGTGTTAGAAGCAGCAAAGATTGACGGTGCCGGCCCCATTCGTATGGTGACGTCGATGTACGTACCATTGTTGCGCCCAACCACCTTCTTTGTTCTGGTCACCTCATTCATCTCCTCTTTTCAGGCCTTTGACTTGGTATACGGACTCACTGGATCCAACCCCGGCTATCCGGGAGGAACCACCGATCTGCTTGCTGTGCACATCTATCAAACTGCCTTCAGTGGTTCTCATCAGATGGGCCGGGCCAGTGCGATGGCGGTTCTGCTGCTTGCCGTCATCGTTGCCATAACTGTCCTCCAACAGCGCTACTTCGCCAAGCGCACCGTTTTTGAACTGGATTAGGGTGACGCCGATGAATCCTGTGGAAATCGGACTGGACGCGGCGCCGTCGTCGTCGGCAAGAAGAAGACGCCAGAGGTGGCTCTCAATCGCAATGACGTACCTGCTCCTCGGCGCGGGTGCGCTCTTTATGCTGGTGCCGTTTGTGTTCTCAGTTATGACCAGCTTGAAGACACCTGAGCAATTTGCCACCACTACCCCACTGACACCGCCTGCGCCGCTGACGTTGGAGAACTACACCGCGCTCTTCTCTGGCAGCCACAACTTCATCGTTCCGCTGGCCGTAACTGCTCAGATGGTCTTGGTGCTCACGTTAGGGCAACTCACGTGTTCGGTACTTGCCGCATACGCGTTCGCTCGGCTCAACTTCCCGGGCCGCGAACCACTCTTTTGGACCTTTGTGGCAACCCAGATGATCCCACCCATCGTCACGATGATTCCGCTGTACTCGATGCTCTCGGAAATGGGGCTACGCAACACATTCGCGGGGCTCGTGGTGCCTTTCCTGCTCGGCTCGCCGTATGCCATCTTCTTGTTGCGGCAGAGTTTTCAGCGGATGCCCCAGGATGTGTTGGACGCCGCGAAGCTTGACGGCGCTGGGCACCTGCGTACGCTCCTTTTCATCGTGTTGCCCATGAACAAGCCAATCTTGGCAACGTTGCTCCTCATCACGGTGGTCAGCCAATGGAACAGCTTCCTGTGGCCATCGATCATTGCTCCGAGCCAGGAATGGAGCGTCCTGACCGTTGCCACACAAGCACTCCAGAGCCAATACGCAGGCAACTGGACCCTCGTCATGGCCGCAACCACAGTGGCCCTCGCACCGCTGGTGATTCTGTTCGTGGTGTTCCATAAACAAATCGTGGCATCGCTTGGGATCACCGGATTGAAGTGACCAACCGAGCAGCTCCACGCCCGCAGCGTGCAGCGCACGCCGATGTGCGCATTCATGACGCGAGTGCGACTACAGTCTCACATCCGCCATCTCGAGGGAGTAGTGCCGCTGGTGAGATGGTAGGTTGGGCGGTTGTTTGCCCTTCCAAGGAGTGTTCATGAAACGCCATTCGATCACCCTGCGATCTGCCGCAGCTCTCATCCTGAGTGCCGCTGTGGCGATTCCCCTCACCGCTTGCTCCCCAGGCGCCTCGGGGGGTGATTCTGCCAGCACAACGGATTCCACTCAGACAGTGACATTCCGTTTGTGGGACGACGTCGCCGCGCCGGCTTACGAAGATTCGTTCGCCGAGTTCACGGAGCAGAACCCCGGCATCAAAGTTGATGTAGAGGTAGTTCCGTGGGCGAACTACTGGGACCGGCTCCCACTGGACATATCGTCTGGGGACATGGCAGATGTCTACTTGGTGAACTCCTCCAACTTCGCGCAGTACGCCGATAACGGTGACCTACTCAATGTCAGCGCTGAACTCGGCACGGATCACGATGAATGGCAACAATCCGTGGTGGACATCTATACCCGTGATGGAAGCTTGTGGGGAGTTCCGCAGCTCTGGGACTCAATCGGCCTCTTCTACAACAAAGACATGGTTGAGAAGGCAGGAGTGGACGTCAACGATCTGACGTGGGCTCCTGAGGCAGGTGACGGAGATACTCTTCTTGCCGCAGCGCAAGCTCTCACAGTGGACTCGGCAGGGAACAACGCCGCGAGCGCAGACTTCGATTCTTCGAACATCGACGTTTACGGCTTCAACGCTCAGGCGGACCTTCAAGCGATTTATCGGCCATTCCTTGCTCAGGCCGGTGCCCAGTTCCAAGATGATGACAATCAGTTCGCGTTTGCTTCAGACGCGGGCGTAGTGGCGTTCACGTATCTCGTAGATATGGTGAATACGTACCACGTTGCCCCCTCGGCGGCCGACACCAACACGAACGCCGACATCACGCGGGACATGTTCGTGCAGGGAAAGCTAGCCCTCTACCAGTCAGGTCCCTACAATCTCAAGACGATCGCTGAATCGGCGTCAAACATCAATTGGGGACTTGCTCCCCTGGTATCTGGCCCGGAAGGCCGCATAAGCACAGTGCATGGCGTGTCCGCCGTGGGGAATGCGGCAACGAAGAACAAGGAAGCGACCGTCAAGGTGCTTGAATGGCTCGGATCCGAAGAAGGTCAACTTCCATTGGCTGAAGAAGGTGTCTCCTTCCCTGCGGTGGTATCAGCGCAGGATGCATTCGTGAAGTACTGGGCTGATCGTGACGTAGATGTATCCGTGTTCATCGATGCAGCCGAGGGAACAACGGCTGCTCCCCCGGTTGGCACGGCCGTCAACGCAGGGTTCAATGCAGCCTCGCCGCTGCTGGCTGATCTGTTTCTTGGTAAAACTGACATTGCCAAGGGCTTGGCAGCTGCGCAAGCGGAAGGCAATGCGGCGATGGAGTAACCAGTGCACATGGTGCGTGCTGGCAGAACCGAGAACCACCTCTGCCCAAGCCGCCCAGCGGAACAACCCTGC
The DNA window shown above is from Changpingibacter yushuensis and carries:
- a CDS encoding dipeptide/oligopeptide/nickel ABC transporter permease/ATP-binding protein; its protein translation is MRRKLTEKMEQPGVRFKRFRAMSWGARISVSVIIIIALAAVFAPILAPNNPLEIFTARQAPGDGFLFGTDDKGRDIFSRMIYGARYSLVIGLCATAFALICGAVIGSVAAVSRKSISEVIMRIMDIIMSFPGIALAAMFVSVFGNSLPIIILTIGFLYIPQLTRVVRANVVSEYSEDYVNAVVVSGARAPWILAKHVARNCIAPVMVFTTVLVADAIVFEASLSFIQAGIQEPTPTWGNILSDARAGVLLGRWWQALFPGLAIMITVLCLNILSEGMTDAMVAAPTAVKVPDESKVTSAQREADKLLTDPVEAYKEQHEALLARLQSLSDMEALRHDRHTPQSDEAPILEVKDLCIKFPRHGNVDVVDHVSFAVRPGETMGLVGESGCGKSITAFAIMGLLDPKAEISGEILYQGKNLLEMTGKQRNALRGHEMAMIYQDALSALNPSMLIKSQMKQLTKRGGTRTAEELLELVGLDPKRTLESYPHELSGGQRQRVLIAMALTRDPKLVIADEPTTALDVTVQKQVIKLLNELRDKLGFAMVFVSHDLALVAEVAHSITVMYAGQVVEQASTVELLTDPRHEYTRGLLGSVLSIEAGSGRLHQVPGTVPSPKDFPVGDRFAPRSSHPTVGLTTRPIMHPVGDSLHFYADLPDSAWIEEGLTPPHSQPWEGSSSDLSPAGATQGTEEQA
- a CDS encoding ABC transporter ATP-binding protein, which gives rise to MSDSTNNEVRNGQIRTARIGDAATPIIELKDVDVTFKTRTGSLFHPNRIHAVRGVNMKVVAGETLGIVGESGCGKSTTANVMCGLQQPTAGHVFFKGVEVTKRSAKDRRRIGRVVSVVFQDPATALNARMIVRDQLADPLNVHSIGTSAERDKRVEDLISMVGLPHSALDALPGQLSGGQRQRVAIARALALEPDAIIADEPTSALDVSVRAQILNLLTDLKNELGLAMVFISHDIQTVRYVSDRIAVMHDGVVAEEGPGAQLLANPQDPYTQKLLGAAPSLLHPVLN
- a CDS encoding dihydrodipicolinate synthase family protein; its protein translation is MSQNSPFFGVIPPVVTPLTPERELDVEALEKNVNRMIEAGVNGLFFLGSSGEVVFSTDERRGQILEAGIRATAGRVPVFAGVIDMQTERMIEHAKQAQKLGADAIVATAPFYALGGDVEIEANFRAIREAVDLPLFAYDIPVCVHKKLGVDLLVKLGKEGVLSGVKDSSGDDVAFRFLIRANDQAGHPLQLLTGHEVVVDGAYLGGADGSVPGLANVDPAPYVEQWKAAQEGDWNRVSELQDYLADLMRITSVVKGVQGFGGGVGAFKTALWLLGIYSSNQMPRPVSALEGENVEAVRSVLADLGLVES
- a CDS encoding ROK family protein — encoded protein: MESDSLVEPASKPVVVLDIGGTKISAAVVEWTPLADPQFTICCSQTAPTNAPRGGTAVCATAVDLARSVAHQYAAAHGSSIVGISVASAGVVDEANGSIISATDLIPGWAGIELGRTLSQQLGLPTRVMNDVHAHALGEVSAGVARGCDSALVLGVGTGIGGAVVSHGHVLRGAHGLSGHLGHIHHPLANGFTCSCGRFGHIESVASGSGLGRLYNARVSDFQTERAHNEEYSISQLEGVVSGGRALKDLADAGNDLAQRTLSESGRALGEVLGSLANAFDPDVIILSGSVTRAGELWWNAIHEGYGAQAMDTVAHTPLLQGSLGDSAPLIGAAANYLIT
- a CDS encoding N-acetylmannosamine-6-phosphate 2-epimerase; protein product: MHPIIESVRGKLIVSCQAYPGEPLRHPETMAQMALAAERGGAAAIRCQGLADISAIKGQVELPVIGLWKEGHEGVYITPTLRHARACVMAGADIVAIDATSRPRPDGLTFAQTVAALKEDGTLVMADCGSLADAQQAADAGCDILSTTLAGYTGDRVKTDGPDFELLSQMVSAFPEFPVFCEGRIHTTEHARQVIDAGAWAAVVGTAITHPTTITSWFRGAVEG
- a CDS encoding carbohydrate ABC transporter permease codes for the protein MRTSLHSGHRQHEVRTAYALLTPSLIGVGIFLVLPFLLVFAISLTDWKLINTPQFVGLENYSYLASGTTFFHSIAVTLVFALLTIPPAVVLGLLIALALNRRLPGTTFLQLLYVLPWVCAPLTLGVVWQWMLDPTNGLVNAVIGHRIEWMSNTALALPTVAFVYVWQNVGYISLFFLAGLQSIPTSVLEAAKIDGAGPIRMVTSMYVPLLRPTTFFVLVTSFISSFQAFDLVYGLTGSNPGYPGGTTDLLAVHIYQTAFSGSHQMGRASAMAVLLLAVIVAITVLQQRYFAKRTVFELD
- a CDS encoding carbohydrate ABC transporter permease; the protein is MNPVEIGLDAAPSSSARRRRQRWLSIAMTYLLLGAGALFMLVPFVFSVMTSLKTPEQFATTTPLTPPAPLTLENYTALFSGSHNFIVPLAVTAQMVLVLTLGQLTCSVLAAYAFARLNFPGREPLFWTFVATQMIPPIVTMIPLYSMLSEMGLRNTFAGLVVPFLLGSPYAIFLLRQSFQRMPQDVLDAAKLDGAGHLRTLLFIVLPMNKPILATLLLITVVSQWNSFLWPSIIAPSQEWSVLTVATQALQSQYAGNWTLVMAATTVALAPLVILFVVFHKQIVASLGITGLK
- a CDS encoding ABC transporter substrate-binding protein, with the protein product MKRHSITLRSAAALILSAAVAIPLTACSPGASGGDSASTTDSTQTVTFRLWDDVAAPAYEDSFAEFTEQNPGIKVDVEVVPWANYWDRLPLDISSGDMADVYLVNSSNFAQYADNGDLLNVSAELGTDHDEWQQSVVDIYTRDGSLWGVPQLWDSIGLFYNKDMVEKAGVDVNDLTWAPEAGDGDTLLAAAQALTVDSAGNNAASADFDSSNIDVYGFNAQADLQAIYRPFLAQAGAQFQDDDNQFAFASDAGVVAFTYLVDMVNTYHVAPSAADTNTNADITRDMFVQGKLALYQSGPYNLKTIAESASNINWGLAPLVSGPEGRISTVHGVSAVGNAATKNKEATVKVLEWLGSEEGQLPLAEEGVSFPAVVSAQDAFVKYWADRDVDVSVFIDAAEGTTAAPPVGTAVNAGFNAASPLLADLFLGKTDIAKGLAAAQAEGNAAME